The bacterium genome includes the window CACTGGGCATAGATATAAGGTTACTTAATGGCTTCATATATCTAAGTCCTTTAACGGTTGATGACCCCGAGGAGATAACAGAAAGGCTAAAGGATTTTAGTCAGCGGGCAGGGTTTTATTATCAAAATTGGGATAGCCTTTATGCTAAATGGAAGGAAAAGGTAACCAGAGAAATAGAAGGATTAAAATCAATCGCCATTCCTGATTTACCCGAAAAAGAAGACCTCCAGAAGATAACCGATGCGGTTGGCATTTCCACCGGATTTTCCCTTCTTTCTGCCTACAATCAACTCATAGAAAGTATGACTAAAATCTGGGAATACCACTTTGAGTTCTTAAATTTAGGGTATGCCGCTTTTCTTGATTTTTCTTGCTTTATGAAAGGTATTTTCCCTGATATTTCAGACCAGACGATTACTAAAATGGTGGCGGGTATAGATGTTATTTTATTTCGACCAGATAATGAATTGAGAAGATTATCTAAATTAGCAGTAGAACTCAATCTATCCGAGATATTTCTTGAAGGACAAATACCTGAGGCAATCATCGAAAGATTGCAAAGGACTGACTCAGGTAAACAATGGTTAAACAGTTTGGAAGAGATTAAAGACCCCTGGTTCTATTTCAACTCTGGCACAGGGTTCTATCATACACCCCGAAGTTGGATAGATGATTTATCTATTCCCTTTTCAGCCATTGCTGGATATATCAAAAAATTACAGGCTGGAGAAAATATAGAGAGGAAAACAGAAAAAATAGTAGAAGAAGGAGAGAAACTAAAAGAGGGGTATTTTTCGTTATTAAGAAGTGATGAGGATAAAAAGGTTTTCCTGGAAAAATTCTCTCTGGCTAAAACCGTATTTAGTTATGTTGAGGAGCATAATTTTTATGTTGAGCACTGGCACCATACTATCTTCTGGAATAAGATGCGTGAGGTAGGGAAGATTTTAGCAAAAAGTGGCTTCTTTGCGCAAGAAGAGGATATATTTTATTTAAACAGATATGAAATCTCACAAGCCCTCTATGACCTATATTCATCCTGGGGGATTGGTTCTCTTCCCAAGGGACCTCAATATTGGCCAAAAATAATCTTAAAGAGGAAAGAAATAATCAAGGCACTTGAGAAATGGCAGCCTGTTCCTGCCTTAGGACCACCACCGGAGAAGATTACTGAACCATTTACCATTATGCTCTGGGGAATTGTTTCAGAAAAGATAGACGCCTGGCTTGAGGCTATGAGTGGGGAGCAAAAAGAGGGAGCATTGCTGAGAGGGCACCCTGCTTCACCGGGGGTAGTTGAAGGAATTGCCAGAATAGTGCTTTCAACCGATGACCTGCCTGATGTTCAGGAAGACGAGATAATGGTCTGCCCAATTACTACACCATCCTGGACGCCTGTGTTTGCCAGGATAAAAGGTGTAGTGGCTAATGTTGGTGGGATGATGAGCCATGCCGCCATTGTCTGCAGGGAATACGGCTTGCCTGCGGTGGTAGGCACAGGCTTTGGAACTCGATTGATTAAAACAGGCCAATATTTAAGAGTTGATGGAACTAAAGGGATAGTGGAGATTGTAAAATAAAGAAATACATAACCACAAATTTGTGGTTGATATATTTTATTTGCTTTAATTCTGCATTATTTGCTAAAACAGTTAAGAGAAAAACTACCAGATTTTAAAAGGAGGGAAAAACTATGCCAGTAATTGCTGTTCCCAGAGTTTTGAGGGAAAAATTAGGGGAAGATGGGGTGGATTCCTTAGTTGAACTCTTCAACAAATCAGAAGAAAGAATAAAGGAAGATGTTATTACCCTATCAGCAGAGAAATTCGCAAGAAGGCTTTCTGAGGAAATCAGTGGAGTAAGGTCAGATATTGCAATCATGGAAGGGAAACTTGAGGCAAGAATTTCTGGAGTAAGGGCTGAAATGAAAGAGGAAGTTACCTCTCTTAGGGCTGAAATGAAAGAGGAAGTTACCTCTCTTAGGGCTGAAATGAAAGAGGAAACTTCAAAAATCAGAGTTGAAATGGCACAGTTCAAATCAGAAATTATCAAATGGATGTTTCTATTCTGGATAGGGCAGATTGCTTGTATGGCTGGAATTGTGAAGTGGTTGAGGTAAAGATAAGAGACAAAAATTTCAGGAAAGAACTCTATGTACATTAAATGGGATAACGAAATGGTTACATCTGAGGAGGTGGGCAATAAAGCCGCTAATTTATTTGAATTGAAAAGGATAAGTATATCTGTCCCACTGGGTTTTGTGGTTACCAAAAAGGCATTTGTGGACTTTGTGGCTACACATCAGCTCTATGACTTAGGGCAAAATATTGGTAATCTTTTGGTAGGACTTGAGATGCCAGATAAAATGGCTAATGAAATAAGCCATGCCTGCCAACTCCTTTCATCAAGGGTTAAAAAAGAAAGCCGGTTTGCGGTCAGGTCTTCCTCAAGTAGGGAGGATTTACCACATACAAGCTTTGCCGGAATGTATGAGACATTCCTTAATGTAAAAGAGACAGATGTTTTAAAAAGCATTAAGGGATGCTGGCAGAGCACCTTTAATCCCCATTTGTTAAGCTATTTACAGGTATTGGGAAAAGGATACCAGGATATACAGGAGATAGCCATGGGGGTAATTGTTCAGGAGATGATAAACTCAACATTTGCGGGCGTTCTGATGACCATAGACCCAATCAGCGGCGACCCCTCGAAGATGGTTATTGAATATGCAAAGGAAGATTCTGTTACATCAGGCGAGGGAACACCAAATCGTCTGATGATTGACAAAATTACCAACCAGATAGATAAAATAAATGGAGAGATTTTAGAAGAAAGATATAGATATCAACTTGCTAATCTGGCTAAAAGGATAGAGCAACACTTTGGCTCTTATCAGGATATAGAATGGGCAATTGATAAGGAAAATGGAGAGCTCATCATCTTACAGGCAAGACCAGAAAGTGTATGGAATAGAAGAAATTAGTGCCTTGTCACTACTCAATTACTGGGTAGAGTTTCATAAGCGTTCAGCATTTAGCCATCTTTTAGCTAAAAAAAGCGTAACCGTTCAGGGTGTAATGAAGGAAAAATGGAAAAACTGGGGAAAAAAGATATTTTCCTCTCTGTTCCTCTGCGTCTCTGCGGTAAATTACCACCTGAACGGTTACAAAAAAGCGAACTGATTAGGAGTGAAACATTATGAATGAAATTTTTGATGTTATCTTGGAAAGGGCAAAAAAATATTGTCGGGATGAGTTTGATGTAATTCATCTCGAAAAAGCCTTAGAGATGACAAAAAGGTTAATGGCTATAGAAGGCGGCGATGAAAGGATTATCATCCCGGCAATTCTTCTTCACGATACAGGCTGGAGTACCTTTTCCTTTGAGGAAGA containing:
- a CDS encoding PEP-utilizing enzyme — protein: MSVKKVFPSPFEIETPEGANGWKEMYPYYLLFSEERKELEEERFWFCDTMHWTTPLYPFDIFTAESAISALGRYNTRVWLIPPALGIDIRLLNGFIYLSPLTVDDPEEITERLKDFSQRAGFYYQNWDSLYAKWKEKVTREIEGLKSIAIPDLPEKEDLQKITDAVGISTGFSLLSAYNQLIESMTKIWEYHFEFLNLGYAAFLDFSCFMKGIFPDISDQTITKMVAGIDVILFRPDNELRRLSKLAVELNLSEIFLEGQIPEAIIERLQRTDSGKQWLNSLEEIKDPWFYFNSGTGFYHTPRSWIDDLSIPFSAIAGYIKKLQAGENIERKTEKIVEEGEKLKEGYFSLLRSDEDKKVFLEKFSLAKTVFSYVEEHNFYVEHWHHTIFWNKMREVGKILAKSGFFAQEEDIFYLNRYEISQALYDLYSSWGIGSLPKGPQYWPKIILKRKEIIKALEKWQPVPALGPPPEKITEPFTIMLWGIVSEKIDAWLEAMSGEQKEGALLRGHPASPGVVEGIARIVLSTDDLPDVQEDEIMVCPITTPSWTPVFARIKGVVANVGGMMSHAAIVCREYGLPAVVGTGFGTRLIKTGQYLRVDGTKGIVEIVK
- a CDS encoding PEP/pyruvate-binding domain-containing protein; amino-acid sequence: MYIKWDNEMVTSEEVGNKAANLFELKRISISVPLGFVVTKKAFVDFVATHQLYDLGQNIGNLLVGLEMPDKMANEISHACQLLSSRVKKESRFAVRSSSSREDLPHTSFAGMYETFLNVKETDVLKSIKGCWQSTFNPHLLSYLQVLGKGYQDIQEIAMGVIVQEMINSTFAGVLMTIDPISGDPSKMVIEYAKEDSVTSGEGTPNRLMIDKITNQIDKINGEILEERYRYQLANLAKRIEQHFGSYQDIEWAIDKENGELIILQARPESVWNRRN